One Persicobacter psychrovividus DNA window includes the following coding sequences:
- a CDS encoding amidophosphoribosyltransferase — MSDAIKHECGIAMIRLRKPLQYYYDKYNTPTYGMSKLYLLMEKQHNRGQDGVGVANIKLDLPAGSRYISRYRSIAEKPIQDIFEKIGKKYNKANKTNPEEYMNAQWMKENTAFTGEMWLGHLRYGTHGKNSIENCHPFLRQNNWKSRNLVVAGNFNMTNVDELFERLVSLGQSPKDKIDTVTVMEKIGHFLDMEVQRLFDEHKEDYDNIAINKVIEENINLQEVLANSCKDFDGGYAMAGMAGYGGAFVARDPAGIRPAYYYADDEVVVVASEKPAIKTAFDIEYSQIKEIPAAHALIIDKQGDYKVVPFTNSLPKKPCSFERIYFSRASDPNIYQERKDLGKLLIPQVLKAIDNDLENTVFSFIPNTAEVSFLGMTEEVENYLVNERLAAIQRYSNDVEAMKKVLSFRPRIEKLVIKDAKARTFIADDAHRDQMVAHVYDTTYEVVQKEKDTLVIIDDSIVRGTTLEKSILTLVNKLSPKKVVIVSSAPQIRFPDCYGIDMSRMKEFIAFRATLELLEETKQSHILQEVYQKIKENEADLTQENYVKAIYEPFTDEQISDRIAKIVTPAHMEAEVEVIFQTVENLHKACPEHTGDWYFTGNYPTKGGNRVVNKAFKLFIEGSEDRSY; from the coding sequence ATGAGCGACGCAATTAAACACGAATGCGGGATTGCAATGATCCGTCTCCGCAAGCCGTTACAGTATTATTACGACAAGTACAACACGCCCACTTATGGGATGAGTAAGCTTTACCTTTTAATGGAAAAGCAACACAATCGGGGCCAAGATGGCGTCGGTGTAGCGAATATCAAACTGGACCTGCCTGCTGGTAGCCGTTACATTAGCCGTTACAGATCAATTGCCGAAAAACCTATTCAGGATATTTTCGAAAAAATTGGGAAGAAGTACAACAAGGCCAATAAGACAAATCCAGAAGAGTATATGAATGCTCAATGGATGAAAGAAAATACCGCTTTTACTGGAGAGATGTGGCTTGGACACCTTCGCTACGGAACGCACGGTAAAAACAGCATCGAAAACTGCCACCCTTTCCTTCGTCAGAATAACTGGAAGAGCCGTAACCTTGTTGTTGCGGGTAATTTCAATATGACCAACGTTGATGAGCTTTTTGAGCGATTGGTCAGTTTGGGGCAATCTCCTAAAGATAAGATCGATACCGTGACTGTCATGGAGAAAATCGGTCACTTTTTGGATATGGAAGTGCAGCGCCTTTTCGATGAGCATAAGGAGGATTATGACAATATTGCCATCAATAAGGTCATTGAGGAAAACATTAATCTTCAGGAAGTGCTTGCCAATTCCTGTAAGGACTTTGATGGTGGATATGCGATGGCGGGTATGGCTGGTTATGGTGGCGCATTTGTGGCACGTGACCCTGCGGGAATCCGTCCTGCTTATTATTATGCTGATGATGAAGTTGTTGTTGTGGCCTCTGAGAAGCCTGCCATCAAAACAGCTTTTGATATTGAGTACAGCCAGATTAAAGAAATCCCTGCGGCACACGCTTTGATCATCGATAAGCAAGGGGATTATAAAGTAGTTCCTTTCACCAACAGCCTACCGAAGAAACCTTGTTCTTTTGAGCGCATTTACTTCTCTCGTGCTTCAGATCCAAACATCTATCAGGAACGCAAAGATTTGGGTAAATTATTGATCCCTCAGGTACTGAAAGCGATTGATAATGACCTGGAAAACACCGTTTTCTCCTTCATCCCAAATACCGCTGAGGTGTCATTCCTGGGAATGACTGAAGAGGTGGAAAACTATTTGGTGAATGAGCGACTGGCGGCAATTCAACGCTACTCCAACGATGTTGAAGCCATGAAGAAGGTTTTGTCCTTCCGACCACGTATCGAGAAATTAGTGATTAAAGATGCCAAAGCGCGTACTTTTATTGCTGATGATGCCCATCGTGATCAAATGGTGGCCCATGTTTATGACACCACCTATGAGGTCGTTCAAAAAGAAAAGGATACCCTGGTGATCATCGACGATTCTATCGTTCGTGGTACAACACTGGAAAAATCCATTCTTACCCTGGTCAATAAACTGAGCCCAAAGAAAGTGGTGATCGTTTCTTCTGCACCACAAATTCGCTTCCCAGACTGTTATGGTATTGACATGTCGAGAATGAAAGAGTTTATTGCATTCAGAGCTACTTTGGAGCTTCTTGAAGAGACCAAACAGTCACATATTCTTCAGGAGGTTTATCAAAAAATCAAGGAAAACGAAGCTGACTTAACACAGGAGAACTATGTAAAGGCGATTTACGAGCCATTCACTGATGAACAAATCTCAGACAGAATTGCGAAAATCGTTACGCCTGCTCATATGGAGGCAGAGGTGGAAGTCATCTTCCAGACTGTTGAAAACCTTCATAAAGCTTGTCCTGAACATACGGGCGACTGGTATTTCACTGGAAATTACCCCACCAAAGGTGGTAACAGAGTGGTGAATAAAGCTTTTAAATTATTTATTGAAGGCAGTGAAGATCGTTCTTACTAA
- a CDS encoding AbgT family transporter produces the protein MKEQQVQAQKGLINKFLATVERVGNALPHPATLFAILAVVVIALSGIMSQLGLSVQNPATKEIIEPFNLISVEGLHMMITNLVKNFTSFAPLGVVLVAMLGIGIAEGSGLIGALIRLLVVKSPKQIITFVVVFAGIVSNTASEVGYVLLVPLAAIIFHAFGKHPLAGLAAAFAGVSGGYSANLLLGTIDPLLSGLSEEAAQILDPAYTVNPAANYYFMFASTFFIAMAGTFVTEKIVIPRLGKYQGDAELEEVKSLSTEERKGLRYATVVALAWLAIILIGIIPEAGFLRGAGGEILRSPLMKGIVSFIFFIAATCGIAFGIGAGTIKSDADVMNGMGESMKTMGIYIVLVFFAAQFVAYFKWTNLGMIVAVKGADVLQSVIGVAGEAGATSILAKIPLMLGFILLTALINLVMGSASAKWTLMAPVFIPMFMILGLSPELTQVVYRIGDSVTNIISPMMSYFALIVAFMQKYDKNAGIGTIISTMLPYTVVFLFVWTILLVIWMVFGLPIGPDAPLHYILNVQPS, from the coding sequence ATGAAGGAACAACAGGTGCAAGCTCAAAAAGGGCTTATCAATAAATTTTTAGCTACCGTTGAACGCGTAGGAAATGCGCTCCCCCACCCAGCCACCTTATTTGCTATCTTGGCAGTGGTTGTGATTGCGCTCTCAGGTATCATGTCTCAATTGGGCTTATCGGTACAAAATCCCGCCACCAAAGAGATCATCGAACCTTTCAACCTTATTTCTGTGGAAGGCCTCCACATGATGATCACCAACCTGGTCAAAAACTTCACCAGCTTTGCCCCATTGGGTGTAGTGTTGGTAGCCATGCTTGGCATTGGTATTGCTGAAGGCAGTGGGCTGATCGGCGCATTAATTCGCCTGTTAGTGGTAAAATCACCAAAGCAAATCATCACTTTTGTAGTGGTATTTGCAGGAATTGTTTCTAACACGGCCTCAGAGGTGGGCTACGTATTACTTGTTCCGCTTGCGGCGATTATTTTCCATGCTTTTGGGAAACACCCACTGGCTGGACTTGCGGCAGCCTTTGCAGGGGTTTCTGGAGGTTACAGCGCCAACCTTTTACTCGGAACCATTGATCCGCTCCTGTCAGGCCTTTCGGAAGAAGCCGCCCAGATCCTGGACCCTGCTTATACTGTCAATCCTGCGGCCAACTACTATTTCATGTTTGCCTCTACCTTCTTTATTGCCATGGCAGGTACGTTTGTTACTGAGAAGATTGTAATTCCCCGATTGGGAAAATACCAGGGCGATGCGGAACTCGAGGAAGTAAAATCACTTTCTACTGAAGAACGCAAGGGGTTACGCTATGCGACCGTTGTAGCTTTGGCATGGCTGGCCATCATTCTGATCGGTATTATTCCAGAAGCAGGATTTTTACGTGGTGCAGGAGGCGAAATCTTGCGCTCTCCCTTAATGAAGGGGATTGTTTCTTTTATATTCTTTATTGCCGCAACCTGTGGAATTGCGTTTGGGATAGGCGCTGGAACGATTAAGAGTGATGCTGATGTGATGAATGGCATGGGAGAATCCATGAAAACAATGGGAATCTATATTGTTCTTGTATTCTTTGCCGCACAATTTGTGGCTTATTTCAAATGGACCAACCTCGGAATGATTGTCGCAGTAAAAGGCGCTGATGTTTTACAATCCGTGATTGGTGTGGCTGGTGAAGCAGGCGCAACTTCCATTCTGGCAAAAATTCCCCTGATGCTTGGCTTCATTCTCCTTACTGCACTGATCAACCTTGTGATGGGATCTGCTTCGGCAAAATGGACACTAATGGCACCCGTATTTATTCCAATGTTCATGATTTTGGGTCTTTCTCCTGAGCTTACACAGGTCGTTTACCGTATTGGTGACTCAGTAACCAATATCATCTCACCGATGATGTCCTACTTTGCGCTGATTGTAGCCTTTATGCAAAAATATGACAAGAATGCAGGTATCGGAACCATCATCTCCACCATGCTTCCCTATACGGTAGTCTTTCTCTTTGTCTGGACAATCCTGCTGGTAATCTGGATGGTATTCGGCTTGCCAATTGGCCCAGATGCCCCACTCCATTACATTTTAAATGTACAACCGAGCTAA
- a CDS encoding elongator complex protein 3, protein MKKKHYNIPVFIPELACPHQCVFCDQVQISGEEKVPQPSEVPDIIEEMLSTMDPATADIEVAFFGGSFTGIPAEDQEAYLQAVQPYLQSQQVKGIRLSTRPDYIDHEILDRLKQYGVTAIELGAQSMDPLVLKRTARGHAVEDVHIAARMIKERGFELGLQMMIGLPEDTLEKAIFTAEEIIKLKADTTRIYPTLIIPNTALHRLYKTNRYTPLKLAEAVQWVAQILPKFEAAGIKVLRTGLHPSEDLRSGKAMVAGPFHPAFKELVQTQIWAEEFEKNLEVFPKNSTVAVEVPESQINFAVGFKKANKLKMEQYLKSRFKVRGNKNLMGYQWSIIESAEKRG, encoded by the coding sequence TTGAAAAAGAAACACTACAATATTCCTGTCTTCATTCCTGAACTTGCCTGCCCACACCAATGCGTGTTTTGCGATCAGGTGCAGATCAGCGGGGAGGAGAAAGTCCCCCAGCCGTCGGAGGTGCCTGACATCATTGAAGAAATGCTCTCCACCATGGACCCAGCAACAGCAGATATTGAGGTCGCCTTTTTTGGAGGCAGCTTTACGGGCATTCCTGCGGAAGACCAGGAGGCCTATTTACAGGCCGTTCAGCCTTACCTCCAAAGCCAACAAGTTAAAGGGATCCGTCTCTCTACCCGTCCAGATTACATCGACCATGAAATTCTTGACCGATTAAAACAGTATGGGGTAACGGCAATAGAACTTGGCGCTCAATCCATGGATCCGCTGGTGCTCAAGCGTACCGCCCGCGGGCATGCGGTGGAAGATGTACATATTGCGGCCAGGATGATTAAAGAGCGAGGGTTCGAGCTGGGCCTTCAGATGATGATCGGCTTGCCTGAAGACACCCTTGAAAAAGCCATTTTCACTGCCGAAGAAATCATCAAGCTGAAAGCCGATACCACACGCATCTACCCAACGCTGATCATCCCCAATACGGCACTCCACAGGTTATATAAAACCAACCGTTATACTCCTTTAAAATTAGCAGAGGCCGTGCAATGGGTTGCGCAAATATTACCGAAATTTGAAGCGGCAGGCATAAAGGTGTTGAGAACAGGATTGCACCCTTCGGAAGACCTCAGAAGTGGAAAAGCTATGGTTGCGGGACCTTTTCATCCTGCATTTAAAGAATTGGTGCAAACGCAAATTTGGGCTGAAGAATTTGAGAAAAACCTGGAAGTCTTCCCCAAAAACAGTACGGTTGCCGTAGAGGTCCCTGAATCGCAGATCAACTTTGCCGTGGGCTTCAAGAAAGCCAATAAATTGAAAATGGAGCAATACCTAAAAAGCCGATTTAAAGTCAGGGGGAACAAAAATTTGATGGGCTATCAATGGTCAATCATTGAGAGTGCTGAAAAAAGGGGCTAA
- the deoD gene encoding purine-nucleoside phosphorylase, translated as MSVHIGAKQGDIAETVLMPGDPLRAKYIADNFLEDVVCYNKVRGMYGYTGTYKGKRVSVQGSGMGLPSLSIYAHELVNEFMVKKLIRVGSCGSFQPEVELRDIVIAQAASTNSSINKNRFKGMDFAPVGSFDLIMGAVAKAMDMGINPHVGNILSSDVFYDDEPEFWKQWAKYGVLAVEMETTALYTIAAKFGVQALTILTVSDSLVTQQGLPAEDREKTFTQMMEIALEIA; from the coding sequence ATGAGTGTACATATAGGAGCAAAGCAGGGTGATATTGCCGAAACGGTATTAATGCCTGGAGACCCGTTAAGAGCAAAATACATTGCTGACAATTTTTTAGAGGATGTCGTGTGTTACAATAAGGTTCGTGGCATGTATGGCTATACAGGGACCTATAAAGGTAAACGTGTATCTGTTCAGGGTTCTGGGATGGGGCTGCCTTCTTTAAGTATTTATGCCCACGAACTGGTGAATGAGTTCATGGTGAAAAAACTGATCCGTGTTGGAAGTTGTGGCTCATTTCAGCCTGAGGTTGAATTGCGAGATATTGTGATTGCACAGGCCGCCTCAACCAACTCATCAATCAATAAAAACCGATTTAAAGGAATGGATTTTGCCCCTGTGGGGAGTTTTGACCTGATTATGGGTGCTGTTGCCAAAGCTATGGACATGGGGATTAATCCACACGTGGGAAACATTCTTTCTTCGGATGTTTTCTATGACGATGAACCGGAATTCTGGAAACAATGGGCGAAATACGGCGTGTTGGCCGTTGAAATGGAAACAACAGCCCTGTACACTATTGCCGCAAAATTCGGCGTGCAGGCCCTGACGATCCTTACCGTTTCGGATTCCCTGGTAACACAGCAAGGGTTACCTGCCGAAGACCGTGAAAAGACCTTTACGCAGATGATGGAAATTGCCTTGGAAATCGCCTAA
- a CDS encoding phosphopentomutase — protein MKEVNRVILIILDSVGVGFAADAHEYGDLGANTLGHIADAVGLNVPNMQRMGLGNIGDFKGIAPIANAEGAFGKAKEVSKGKDTTTGHWEIAGELITTALPTYPDGFPEEIISEFEQKTGKKTFGNKVASGTAIINELGDQHVATGDLIVYTSADSVFQIAAHEEVVPLEDLYRYCEIAREMLSVGRVIARPFVGTSGQYTRTSGRHDYALEPGENMLSRIQAAGLDVRGVGKISDIFAGKGITHSVSTKNNMEGVDRTIEWIKEENKGLIFTNLVDFDMHFGHRRDVYGYQNALQEWDARIPEILAAMKEDDVLIISADHGNDPIFKGTDHTREHIPLLVAGQKVKAVNLGLRPSFKDIGETIEHILLQEPKEGSFANEILSF, from the coding sequence ATGAAAGAAGTGAATAGAGTAATTCTTATTATTCTGGATTCTGTAGGCGTAGGCTTTGCCGCAGATGCCCATGAATATGGAGATTTAGGTGCCAACACACTCGGGCATATTGCAGATGCCGTAGGGCTGAATGTACCCAATATGCAACGAATGGGGCTGGGGAATATTGGCGATTTCAAAGGAATTGCACCCATCGCTAATGCTGAGGGCGCCTTTGGTAAAGCCAAGGAAGTTTCCAAAGGTAAGGATACCACCACTGGACACTGGGAAATTGCGGGAGAGTTAATTACAACAGCTCTACCGACTTACCCTGACGGTTTTCCTGAAGAAATTATCAGTGAGTTTGAGCAGAAAACGGGGAAAAAAACCTTCGGCAACAAAGTGGCTTCAGGAACTGCCATTATCAATGAACTTGGCGATCAGCATGTGGCCACAGGCGATTTGATTGTTTATACCTCTGCCGATTCCGTTTTTCAGATTGCCGCCCATGAGGAGGTTGTTCCTCTCGAGGATTTATACAGATATTGTGAAATCGCTCGGGAAATGCTTTCGGTCGGACGAGTGATTGCTCGGCCATTTGTTGGTACTTCGGGGCAATATACCAGAACTTCAGGGCGACATGATTACGCTTTGGAGCCGGGTGAAAACATGCTTAGCCGCATTCAGGCAGCAGGGCTGGATGTTCGGGGCGTAGGGAAAATCAGCGATATTTTTGCAGGAAAAGGCATCACCCATAGCGTCTCCACCAAAAATAATATGGAAGGTGTTGACCGTACCATTGAGTGGATAAAAGAAGAAAATAAAGGGCTGATATTCACCAATCTGGTAGATTTTGACATGCATTTTGGCCATCGCCGAGATGTGTACGGTTACCAGAATGCATTGCAGGAATGGGACGCGAGAATTCCAGAAATATTGGCAGCAATGAAAGAGGATGATGTACTGATCATCAGTGCTGATCATGGAAACGATCCTATTTTTAAAGGAACAGACCATACCCGTGAGCATATTCCATTATTGGTGGCTGGGCAGAAAGTCAAAGCCGTAAACTTAGGGCTGAGGCCTTCATTCAAAGACATTGGGGAAACCATCGAGCATATTTTGCTTCAGGAGCCTAAGGAAGGTTCTTTCGCCAATGAGATTTTATCATTTTAA
- the deoC gene encoding deoxyribose-phosphate aldolase, which produces MEISKFIDHTILAATATEAEVKQLCEEAKAYNFFSVCVNSAYVAFAAEQVKGTEVAVCSVVGFPLGMMSTAAKVFETQQAIKDGADEIDMVINVGWLKDGKFDLVKNEIELIKAACGDRVLKVIIETCYLTDEQKIKASELSVEAKADFVKTSTGFGTAGATYEDIQLMKDAVKGNAKLKASGGVRSKEVAEKYIAMGVSRLGTSSGIKIVKGEASDSAY; this is translated from the coding sequence ATGGAAATCAGTAAATTTATCGATCATACGATTCTTGCTGCTACAGCAACGGAGGCCGAGGTAAAGCAATTATGCGAGGAAGCTAAAGCCTATAATTTCTTTTCAGTTTGTGTAAACAGTGCTTATGTTGCTTTTGCCGCTGAACAGGTAAAAGGTACTGAGGTAGCAGTTTGTTCGGTGGTCGGCTTTCCTTTGGGGATGATGTCCACAGCAGCCAAAGTTTTTGAAACGCAGCAGGCCATTAAGGATGGTGCTGATGAGATCGATATGGTGATTAATGTCGGCTGGCTGAAGGATGGGAAATTTGATTTGGTGAAAAATGAAATTGAATTGATTAAAGCGGCTTGTGGAGATCGTGTGTTGAAGGTGATTATTGAAACTTGTTACCTGACAGATGAGCAAAAAATTAAAGCCAGTGAATTGAGTGTGGAGGCGAAGGCTGATTTTGTGAAAACATCCACTGGTTTCGGGACTGCAGGAGCAACCTATGAAGATATTCAGCTGATGAAAGATGCCGTTAAGGGCAATGCAAAACTGAAAGCTTCTGGAGGTGTACGTTCCAAGGAGGTTGCCGAGAAATATATTGCCATGGGAGTGAGCCGATTGGGGACCAGCTCTGGGATCAAAATTGTTAAAGGCGAAGCGTCTGATTCAGCATACTAA
- a CDS encoding alpha-ketoglutarate-dependent dioxygenase AlkB produces MKNFIKLNPIDELHLAFFPDFLDQQQADAFFKDLKSSIEWEQPIVKIFGKEHPVPRKVAFYGEPDVQYRYSGQTHTAIPWTESLQAIKSKIQESTPYEFNSVLLNFYRSGADKMGWHADDEKVLGSNPVIISLNLGAERRMDFRDKKDHQKKCSIQLPVGSLLIMLEDCQHRFHHQIPMQKRIKEERINLTFRQIKY; encoded by the coding sequence GTGAAAAATTTCATCAAATTAAATCCGATTGATGAACTGCATTTGGCTTTTTTTCCTGACTTTCTGGATCAGCAACAGGCCGATGCTTTCTTCAAGGACTTAAAATCCTCTATTGAATGGGAACAGCCTATTGTAAAAATTTTCGGAAAGGAACACCCTGTACCGCGAAAGGTGGCATTTTATGGTGAGCCCGACGTTCAGTATCGCTATTCTGGCCAAACCCATACGGCAATACCATGGACTGAAAGCCTACAGGCAATAAAATCCAAAATTCAGGAAAGCACCCCTTATGAGTTCAACAGCGTTTTATTGAATTTTTACCGAAGTGGTGCCGATAAAATGGGATGGCATGCCGACGATGAAAAAGTGCTGGGCAGCAACCCCGTCATCATTTCCCTGAACCTCGGTGCTGAACGACGCATGGACTTTCGGGACAAGAAAGACCATCAAAAAAAATGCAGCATTCAGCTACCTGTTGGCTCATTGCTGATTATGCTGGAAGATTGCCAACATCGGTTTCACCATCAGATACCGATGCAAAAACGCATTAAAGAGGAGAGGATAAATCTTACTTTTCGTCAAATTAAATATTAA
- a CDS encoding SIR2 family NAD-dependent protein deacylase, which yields MKKQKIAVLTGAGISAESGLKTFRDADGLWEGHHVEEVATPEGFRKNPDLVLEFYNQRFHQAREAQPNQAHLALKKLEEKYEVVVITQNVDDLHERAGSSNIIHLHGSLNTCRSSANEDMVFEMPEEGLKMGDLCPLNSQLRPNIVWFGEAVPMIERAAAEMSTADIAVIIGTSMQVYPAAGLIDYLPDGHPVYIIDPNADQLPAQKNYTAINEKATLGVQQLLQQLLD from the coding sequence ATGAAAAAACAAAAAATTGCCGTTTTAACAGGCGCAGGAATCAGTGCTGAAAGTGGGCTGAAAACTTTCCGTGATGCTGACGGCCTTTGGGAAGGCCACCATGTAGAGGAAGTAGCCACCCCCGAGGGCTTTCGGAAAAACCCTGATCTGGTATTGGAATTCTATAACCAGCGGTTTCATCAGGCTCGTGAGGCACAGCCCAATCAGGCGCACCTTGCACTGAAAAAACTGGAGGAAAAATATGAGGTGGTCGTGATTACCCAAAATGTGGATGACCTCCATGAACGCGCAGGCTCCAGCAACATCATTCACCTGCATGGCAGCCTGAACACCTGCCGATCGTCAGCGAATGAAGATATGGTTTTTGAAATGCCCGAGGAAGGTTTGAAGATGGGGGATTTGTGTCCGCTGAACAGTCAGTTAAGGCCCAATATTGTCTGGTTTGGAGAAGCCGTACCCATGATTGAACGTGCAGCGGCAGAAATGAGTACCGCCGACATTGCGGTCATTATCGGCACCTCGATGCAGGTGTACCCTGCCGCAGGGCTTATTGATTACCTCCCCGACGGCCACCCCGTATATATTATCGACCCCAATGCAGACCAACTGCCTGCACAGAAAAACTACACGGCAATCAATGAAAAGGCGACCCTCGGCGTCCAGCAATTACTTCAGCAACTTCTTGACTGA
- a CDS encoding response regulator, with protein MNNLEQNADPSNPYASLPEQLHILTIDDELSIRKLLNFTLRTDYKITEKENGIEAMMWLEDGNVPDLIVTDIEMPEMNGYTLVEILRKSGFYREIPIIMLSARETSEERIKCLELGADDYVLKPFNPHELKLRISRLLDHIKRYKYHA; from the coding sequence ATGAACAATTTAGAGCAAAACGCTGATCCAAGCAATCCTTACGCCTCCTTGCCTGAGCAATTGCACATCTTGACCATAGATGATGAATTAAGTATCCGTAAGCTTCTCAATTTCACCTTGAGAACTGACTATAAGATTACCGAAAAAGAAAATGGTATTGAGGCCATGATGTGGCTGGAAGATGGCAACGTACCTGACCTGATTGTAACCGATATTGAAATGCCTGAAATGAACGGCTACACTTTAGTGGAAATATTGCGCAAATCTGGTTTCTATCGGGAAATCCCTATCATTATGCTTTCTGCAAGGGAAACGAGTGAAGAGCGCATAAAATGTCTTGAACTGGGGGCTGATGATTATGTGCTGAAACCCTTCAATCCCCATGAACTAAAATTAAGAATTTCAAGACTTCTCGACCATATCAAAAGGTATAAATATCATGCTTGA
- a CDS encoding sugar transferase translates to MLDKAPTPSTDMTHFITQKTQYKIFMLGQRHISLEMASRAKFIPLTYSSNIDQVSLGLKIHVEQEEKAVLIINDPKGTVLFSNTEFIELKEYCIRNGIPTILVSKGFRLKVFNEALAHQLDDIYFEPLNYEDLFYRVNFLFNFRKSKIEYLQQSTQTQHEIYISPLKRAMDIIISGGVLLALSPLLLIIVGLIYLESPGPVFYASKRVGAGYRIFDFYKLRSMRIGADKLLSSIKGQNQYAQRAEQETFQHCDGCLEGQGTCSSYLFSNEGKTLCEKHIQFLKEQEKLNTFIKIEQDPRITKVGQFIRNTSIDELPQLINVLKGDMSIVGNRPLPLYEAERLTTDSSSKRFLAPAGITGLWQVSKRGKGGELSPEERIALDNEYADKHNVWYDIKLILRTIPALFQSENV, encoded by the coding sequence ATGCTTGATAAAGCTCCCACCCCTTCGACAGATATGACTCACTTCATCACTCAAAAAACCCAGTATAAAATTTTTATGCTGGGGCAGCGGCATATAAGCCTTGAGATGGCCTCCCGAGCGAAATTTATCCCCCTTACTTATAGTTCGAATATCGACCAGGTTTCGCTTGGGCTTAAAATCCATGTGGAGCAAGAGGAGAAAGCGGTACTCATTATCAATGATCCGAAAGGAACTGTTTTATTCTCCAACACAGAGTTTATTGAACTGAAAGAATATTGTATTAGAAATGGTATTCCGACGATTTTGGTTTCCAAGGGCTTTCGCTTAAAAGTATTTAATGAAGCGTTGGCGCATCAGTTGGATGATATCTATTTTGAGCCCCTTAATTATGAAGACCTGTTCTACAGGGTCAATTTTCTTTTCAATTTCAGAAAAAGTAAAATTGAATACCTTCAGCAAAGCACCCAAACGCAGCATGAAATCTATATCTCACCACTGAAACGTGCAATGGATATCATCATCAGTGGTGGCGTATTGTTGGCGCTTAGCCCTTTGCTGTTAATCATTGTTGGCCTGATTTATCTGGAATCGCCAGGGCCCGTATTTTATGCTTCTAAACGTGTTGGTGCTGGTTATCGGATTTTTGATTTCTACAAGTTGCGCAGCATGCGGATTGGCGCAGACAAGCTGCTGAGCAGTATTAAAGGGCAGAATCAGTACGCCCAAAGGGCGGAGCAGGAAACCTTTCAACACTGTGATGGCTGCCTTGAAGGACAGGGAACCTGCAGTTCCTATTTGTTCTCCAATGAGGGTAAAACCCTGTGTGAAAAACATATTCAGTTCCTGAAAGAACAAGAAAAATTAAACACCTTTATTAAAATTGAACAAGACCCACGCATCACCAAGGTCGGGCAATTTATAAGAAATACATCCATTGATGAATTACCACAATTAATCAATGTACTCAAGGGAGATATGTCTATTGTTGGCAACCGACCACTTCCCCTTTATGAAGCAGAACGACTAACCACCGACAGCTCATCAAAAAGATTTTTAGCACCCGCAGGTATCACCGGACTATGGCAGGTTAGTAAGCGAGGAAAAGGAGGAGAGCTTTCTCCTGAAGAGAGAATTGCCTTAGATAACGAGTATGCTGACAAACACAATGTATGGTATGATATCAAGCTTATTCTCCGAACAATCCCTGCTCTTTTTCAAAGTGAAAACGTTTAA